Proteins encoded together in one Acanthopagrus latus isolate v.2019 chromosome 19, fAcaLat1.1, whole genome shotgun sequence window:
- the ppp1r3g gene encoding protein phosphatase 1 regulatory subunit 3G: protein MSRSLLQIHTGGHSPSPGQSAENGLEDEEEEDDEEDLDDEVDASQLERFMRDRRRAQSLPAYPAALLDEDSGGDGRKRVKFADSMGLNLASVKHFSSLEEPQIPSKVLSRHKSFPPQQDLLNDLCQSFKSSLDTDRLVSCFPEPREAERRVQRLGVCLEKVTITQFDVRGQIRVFTGCTDKEVGVRYTFNDWLSHVDAQALPVAVDQPGFVGEQFTFTVYTPPFMDPSSAVHFAVYLRSKEGEFWDNNEGQNYTLRYRCMPNTTPFVSAAFHAV from the coding sequence ATGTCCCGCTCACTGCTCCAGATCCACACCGGGGGACACTCGCCGTCCCCCGGGCAGTCTGCGGAAAACGGgctggaggatgaagaggaggaggacgatgaggaAGATCTGGATGACGAGGTGGACGCTTCACAGCTGGAGAGATTCAtgagggacaggaggagagccCAGTCCCTGCCCGCATACCCGGCGGCGCTCCTGGACGAGGACTCCGGCGGTGACGGGAGGAAGCGGGTGAAGTTCGCAGACTCGATGGGTCTGAACCTGGCCAGCGTCAAACACTTCAGTTCGCTGGAGGAGCCGCAGATCCCGAGCAAAGTTCTGTCCAGACACAAGAGCTTCCCGCCGCAGCAGGACTTACTGAACGACCTGTGCCAGAGCTTCAAGTCCAGCCTGGACACGGACCGGCTGGTCTCGTGCTTCCCAGAGCCTCGAGAGGCGGAGCGGAGAGTCCAGCGGCTCGGCGTGTGTCTGGAGAAGGTCACCATCACGCAGTTCGACGTGCGGGGGCAGATCCGGGTCTTCACCGGCTGCACCGACAAAGAGGTCGGGGTGAGGTACACCTTCAACGACTGGCTCTCCCACGTGGACGCGCAGGCTCTGCCCGTGGCCGTGGATCAGCCGGGCTTCGTGGGGGAGCAGTTCACCTTCACCGTGTACACGCCGCCCTTCATGGACCCCAGCTCAGCCGTGCACTTCGCCGTGTACCTGAGGAGCAAGGAGGGGGAGTTCTGGGACAACAACGAGGGGCAGAACTACACCCTCAGGTACCGCTGCATGCCCAACACCACGCCCTTTGTCAGTGCCGCATTCCACGCTGTGTGA